In Bactrocera oleae isolate idBacOlea1 chromosome 3, idBacOlea1, whole genome shotgun sequence, a genomic segment contains:
- the Hyls1 gene encoding arginine/serine-rich protein PNISR, protein MKEFNHTTSYLRKLIKYEETLGINAHQDNYFEKLFKRTTASFRAKVDKENAYCERADEVKSQRKHDGHALRSLNQKEHQKQVESRAGMAKKGKQCHSTRTYTTSQYGTTFEGGSMSGKLNVKQKSPQQQKQVQSAEPRKKVSEPRPRSHTNTFGAETISREQAWQSNNRIPFSECNELRGPQTETTARTSSRPAAQREASLKRGQTATNTIGIKEDKSKANGAASKPRVESRDTDRGRARVRYPSHERSAPRRSPSGGSYTTARSLGVMIPRQCTATRRRRPLSKDPVALYHYYQSEWNYFREQIPGESSHAELRWMIRERLMDPN, encoded by the exons atgaaagaattcAATCACACAACTAGTT ATCTTCGCAAACTCATTAAATACGAGGAGACACTAGGCATTAATGCTCATCAAGATAATTACTTTGAGAAGCTCTTTAAGCGTACAACCGCCAGTTTCCGCGCTAAAGTTGACAAGGAGAATGCATATTGTGAACGCGCTGACGAAGTAAAGTCACAACGTAAACATGACGGTCATGCCTTACGATCGCTGAATCAGAAAGAGCATCAAAAACAAGTGGAATCAAGAGCGGGAATGGCAAAGAAAGGCAAACAATGCCATTCTACGCGCACCTATACCACTTCGCAGTATGGCACAACTTTCGAGGGCGGTAGTATGAGTGGCAAACTGAATGTCAAACAAAAGTCTCCACAACAGCAGAAACAAGTACAGTCAGCAGAACCACGCAAAAAGGTTTCAGAACCACGTCCTCGGTCGCACACAAACACTTTCGGTGCGGAAACTATATCACGCGAGCAAGCTTGGCAAAGTAATAATCGTATACCTTTTAGTGAATGCAATGAATTGAGAGGTCCTCAAACCGAAACGACTGCACGTACCTCATCGCGTCCAGCAGCCCAAAGGGAGGCGAGTCTAAAGCGTGGTCAAACAGCAACCAACACAATTGGTATCAAAGAAGACAAGTCTAAAGCAAATGGAGCAGCGTCAAAGCCAAGAGTTGAATCGCGGGATACTGATCGTGGCCGTGCTCGTGTTAGATATCCATCTCACGAACGTAGCGCACCAAGGCGTAGTCCGAGTGGCGGCAGCTACACCACAGCCAGATCTTTGGGTGTTATGA TACCACGACAATGCACAGCGACACGCCGCCGCCGACCGCTAAGTAAAGATCCGGTCGCCTTATATCACTACTATCAAAGTGAATGGAATTACTTTCGTGAGCAAATACCAGGCGAGAGTTCACATGCGGAGCTGCGTTGGATGATACGTGAACGTCTAATGGATCCAAActaa